A region of the Pseudomonadota bacterium genome:
ACTATTTCAACGTAAAGATCAGAGCAAAGCTGACTAAATAGAAGGGGATGAAGTTCAGAGAAGGACAGGCGATCTTCCCATGAGTCCCTTATTCCCCCATCAAAAATACTAAAGAACCTCGTTGATCCTTGAATATCAAGGTGATAGAATAATGTTAGCCAACAAAATCTATCATCAACGAGGTGAACATATTATGCCACAAGGTATCCTTCCTTACAAGTACGAAGAAGAAAAAAATAACACCGGTATGACTGCATATGCAGGACTTCCTGTCTATCTTGACCTCGCATCTGTCATGGGTCTTACCGATCATATCCGTACTCATATGCATGTAAGAACACAGGGGTGGACCGATGAGCAGATCATCACCTCCCTGATTCTTCTGAACCTTGCCGGGGGAGACTGTGTTGATGACATGAACATCCTGGAAAAGGATGAAGGATTCTGCAAAGTCTTGCAAAGAGTGGAACTGAAGGGATTATCCCGCCAACAGCACAGAGCACAGACAAGACGGTGGAGAAAAGAAAAACATCGTTCTGTTCCATCCCCTTCTGCTATCTTCCGGTATCTGGAAGCCTTCCATGACCCGGGACAGGAAAAGCTCCGGGTGGCAGGAAAAGCCTTTATCCCCTTATCGAATAACTATTTACAGGGTCTTATGAAGATTAACGGGGATTTTATTGCATCAGTACAGAAACACAACCCCTGCACAGAGGCCACCCTTGATCAGGATGCTACCCTGGCTGCAACACAGAAAAAGAATGCCCTCTTCAGCTACGAAGGATACAAAGCCTATCAGCCTTTTACTACCTGGTGGGCAGAACAGCAGCTTATCCTCCATACGGAATTTCGTGATGGCAATGTTCCTGCCGGATATGAACAGCTCCGGGTATTTATCGATAGTCTTGCTATGCTTCCCCCCGGGGTTACGAAGGTATGCCTCCGCTCCGACACCGCAGGGTATCAGCATGATCTCCTTAAATACTGTGAAAAGGGAATGAATGAACGGTTTGGCAGAATAGAATTTGCCATAGGTTGTGATGTCGGGAAAGAGTTCAAAAAGGCAGTCGCTGAAGTGGAAGAATGGAAGCCCTTTATGAAAGAGGTAAAAGGAGAAACGAAGCCGACAGGAAAGGAATGGGCTGAAGTCTGCTTTGTTCCCAACGCAATAGGCCACAGCAAGAATGGTCCCGTCTACCGGTATCTTGCAACCCGTGAACTGTTAAGACAAGAAGAACTCCCTGGTATGGAACAGCAGGAGCTTCCCTTCCCGACCATGTCCCTTGAACAAAAACGCTACAAGATATACGGCATTGTCACCAACAGAGCCATCGACGGGAATGAACTTATCAACTGGTACCATAAGCGCTGCGGCAAATCAGAAGAGGCCCATTCGGTCATGAAAGAAGACCTTGCAGGGGGAATGTTCCCTTCCTCTCTCTTCGGGGCAAATGCCGCCTGGTGGTGGATCATGGTTCTTGCCTTTAACCTCAACAC
Encoded here:
- a CDS encoding IS1380 family transposase, which translates into the protein MPQGILPYKYEEEKNNTGMTAYAGLPVYLDLASVMGLTDHIRTHMHVRTQGWTDEQIITSLILLNLAGGDCVDDMNILEKDEGFCKVLQRVELKGLSRQQHRAQTRRWRKEKHRSVPSPSAIFRYLEAFHDPGQEKLRVAGKAFIPLSNNYLQGLMKINGDFIASVQKHNPCTEATLDQDATLAATQKKNALFSYEGYKAYQPFTTWWAEQQLILHTEFRDGNVPAGYEQLRVFIDSLAMLPPGVTKVCLRSDTAGYQHDLLKYCEKGMNERFGRIEFAIGCDVGKEFKKAVAEVEEWKPFMKEVKGETKPTGKEWAEVCFVPNAIGHSKNGPVYRYLATRELLRQEELPGMEQQELPFPTMSLEQKRYKIYGIVTNRAIDGNELINWYHKRCGKSEEAHSVMKEDLAGGMFPSSLFGANAAWWWIMVLAFNLNTAMKNLVLKKSWIPKRMKAIRFSLIALPGRIIERSRELFIRLAKGHPSFEILLNARQRIMEFAPSG